One Peptococcus niger genomic window carries:
- a CDS encoding DUF975 family protein, whose product MSFQFSEPFPRAQMKSDAREALRGHWLAAICIMLLYSVFSYLGTYAMMKMMLPGVSLTDFMFGSGKLMQQAMEQGPALASNPQTLAFLGLVGLIVGILLSGIFQMALVMWASAIAERRSDETTLGAFFGFFSYGLTGALMFIWMNLWLLVWTLPFTLAMGVIGFLAGGNDTITTVAMVVIMVAMMVVIIWKSIQYSMAFYALAQDPDIGVRRALRLSIERTTGHIRDLFVMYLSFIGWLILTSLLPPVQLYVMPYMTVSFVNAWRFLRPGGIDAGRTGLSVAPEDASDQRASAPDMPEAAPLGLPSEPAPQDTQEDTQEENK is encoded by the coding sequence ATGAGTTTTCAATTTTCCGAACCCTTTCCCCGGGCACAAATGAAAAGCGATGCCAGGGAAGCCTTGCGCGGCCACTGGCTGGCGGCGATTTGCATCATGCTTTTGTACTCTGTTTTTTCCTATCTTGGCACCTATGCCATGATGAAAATGATGCTGCCGGGCGTTAGCCTGACCGATTTCATGTTTGGCTCCGGCAAGCTCATGCAGCAGGCGATGGAGCAAGGACCGGCCTTGGCTTCCAACCCGCAGACCCTGGCCTTTCTGGGCCTGGTGGGGTTGATTGTGGGCATTTTGTTGTCCGGGATCTTTCAGATGGCCTTGGTTATGTGGGCCTCAGCTATCGCCGAACGACGTAGCGATGAAACGACTTTAGGGGCCTTTTTCGGCTTCTTCTCTTACGGCTTGACCGGTGCCCTGATGTTTATTTGGATGAACCTTTGGCTGCTGGTTTGGACCCTGCCCTTTACCCTCGCCATGGGCGTCATCGGCTTTCTTGCAGGGGGAAATGACACCATCACGACGGTGGCGATGGTGGTCATCATGGTTGCCATGATGGTCGTGATCATTTGGAAGAGCATTCAATACTCCATGGCTTTTTACGCCTTGGCGCAAGACCCGGACATCGGTGTCCGCCGGGCCCTCCGGCTGTCCATTGAACGGACGACCGGTCACATTCGGGACTTGTTCGTCATGTACCTGTCCTTTATCGGGTGGCTGATTTTGACCAGCCTCCTGCCGCCGGTCCAGCTCTACGTCATGCCCTATATGACCGTTTCCTTTGTTAATGCTTGGCGCTTCCTGCGCCCGGGCGGCATTGACGCCGGTAGAACCGGCCTGTCGGTAGCGCCTGAAGACGCATCGGACCAGCGGGCATCAGCCCCGGACATGCCTGAGGCAGCCCCCCTTGGCCTGCCGAGTGAGCCGGCGCCGCAAGATACCCAAGAAGATACACAAGAGGAGAATAAGTAA
- the sppA gene encoding signal peptide peptidase SppA, which translates to MSPESNPFFIEGTPKPEEPSGKRRLKGKSPLTAALIIGGLLLALVALVVLAPGDGQTAHDKSWSSLHDNIAAIDITGAIEEEGETYNQQWLEETIDNARLDTKNKAILLRIDSPGGTIYESDATWQALMRYKKETKRPIYAYGEHLMASGGYYIASAADNIGADRNSLVGSIGVIGGRFVDATGLFDKLGVKTTTVHTGANKLMGGLTEPPTEEQIAIMQRLSDEAYDQFVDIVSKGRKMSPEEVKALADGRIYTSRQALANGLLDEVMSYDAYEKRLKKRLKDDNIKVVPYAYNAPRTWGIFPLGQQQTGLLKNLFGGNDLTAAVQTLKDLQVTEPMYLYEG; encoded by the coding sequence ATGTCACCTGAATCCAACCCCTTCTTTATAGAAGGGACACCCAAGCCGGAAGAGCCGTCCGGGAAGCGCCGGTTAAAAGGCAAGAGCCCCTTGACGGCCGCCCTTATCATTGGCGGTCTCCTGCTGGCGCTGGTGGCGCTTGTGGTCCTGGCGCCCGGCGATGGCCAAACGGCCCACGATAAGAGCTGGTCCAGTCTGCACGACAATATTGCCGCCATTGACATTACCGGGGCGATTGAAGAAGAGGGAGAGACCTACAACCAGCAATGGCTGGAAGAAACCATTGATAACGCCCGTTTGGACACGAAAAACAAGGCCATCTTATTGCGGATTGACTCCCCCGGGGGCACCATTTATGAAAGCGATGCCACCTGGCAGGCCTTGATGCGGTATAAAAAAGAAACCAAACGCCCGATTTACGCCTATGGGGAGCACCTCATGGCCTCAGGAGGCTACTATATTGCGTCTGCAGCCGACAACATCGGTGCCGACCGCAATTCCCTGGTCGGGTCCATCGGCGTGATTGGCGGTCGTTTCGTGGATGCGACGGGCCTCTTCGATAAGCTTGGCGTCAAGACCACGACCGTTCATACCGGCGCCAACAAGCTGATGGGCGGGCTGACTGAGCCCCCCACAGAAGAGCAAATTGCCATCATGCAGCGGCTGAGCGATGAGGCCTATGACCAGTTTGTGGACATTGTCTCCAAGGGGCGCAAGATGAGCCCTGAAGAAGTCAAGGCCTTGGCCGACGGCCGCATCTACACCTCTCGGCAAGCCCTCGCCAATGGCCTCCTGGATGAAGTCATGTCCTATGACGCCTATGAAAAGCGCCTGAAAAAACGGCTGAAAGATGACAACATTAAAGTCGTTCCCTATGCCTATAATGCGCCTAGGACCTGGGGTATTTTCCCCCTGGGTCAGCAGCAAACGGGCCTCTTGAAAAATCTTTTTGGCGGCAACGATTTAACCGCCGCTGTTCAAACCTTAAAAGACCTGCAAGTCACCGAGCCCATGTACCTTTATGAAGGCTAA
- a CDS encoding SLC13 family permease, which produces MPEQSKNFSFQNDDKDIVCTPEKKPTNTKLYIHSLVGIAIMVVFQFLPPMGGITPIGMKMVGAFLGMVYLWSLVDTMWPSLLGLIVMGFSGFAGKGAEGMINTMLNAFGQNTVLLTLFCMVLFGALYESGCTNYIANWFLTRKIITGRPYVFMAIFYMACYWLSTLISPISSLLVMWPIALSLMEELGIELCDKFWPYFFVGMFFVSTLGQPLFPFMGAQLIVVSAFQSMSGLLVPYGSYMALNLIMCFLLGATYLLVLKFIIRPDVSKLKAVDAERIAAQNTLPPMNIQQKAFLYMLPVYIVLLLMPSFLPKNFPLVKTLMTLGPLGVTIVFVVFFSIIRFKSGPFLNFKEVAYGQLSWGIYFMIAAAVYGANALSDDSTGVKAFLLDVLNPILGGRSEMVFVAIMFTVALIITNFANNAAMAVVLMPVILAFSEQMGIEPMPVAMGVGMMVFVAMLTPAASPHAGMMHGRKDIYTTGDIMRIGFPQCILALVYYIVIGYPLAKLLF; this is translated from the coding sequence TTGCCAGAGCAGAGTAAAAATTTCTCTTTTCAAAACGATGACAAGGACATCGTTTGCACGCCTGAGAAAAAGCCGACGAATACGAAATTATACATTCATTCTCTGGTCGGTATTGCCATCATGGTTGTTTTTCAATTTCTCCCGCCCATGGGGGGCATTACGCCCATCGGGATGAAAATGGTGGGTGCCTTCTTAGGCATGGTTTACCTGTGGTCTTTGGTAGATACCATGTGGCCGTCCCTCTTGGGGCTTATTGTCATGGGCTTCTCCGGTTTTGCCGGTAAAGGGGCAGAGGGCATGATCAACACCATGCTCAATGCCTTCGGTCAAAATACGGTGCTCTTGACCCTCTTCTGTATGGTTTTGTTTGGGGCGCTGTATGAAAGCGGCTGCACCAACTACATTGCCAACTGGTTTTTAACGCGAAAAATTATCACCGGACGGCCTTACGTCTTTATGGCTATTTTCTATATGGCCTGCTACTGGTTGTCCACCCTTATTTCTCCGATTTCTTCCTTACTGGTCATGTGGCCGATTGCCCTGTCCTTGATGGAAGAGTTGGGCATTGAGCTGTGCGATAAGTTCTGGCCCTATTTCTTTGTAGGGATGTTCTTTGTGTCGACCCTCGGTCAGCCCTTGTTCCCCTTTATGGGCGCTCAGCTGATTGTGGTCTCTGCCTTCCAATCCATGAGCGGCTTGCTCGTGCCCTACGGGTCTTATATGGCTCTGAACCTCATTATGTGCTTCCTCTTAGGTGCAACCTACTTGCTCGTTTTGAAATTCATCATCCGCCCGGATGTGAGCAAGTTGAAAGCGGTTGACGCAGAGCGGATTGCGGCGCAAAATACCCTGCCGCCGATGAACATCCAGCAAAAGGCCTTTCTCTACATGCTGCCGGTCTACATCGTGCTCTTGCTGATGCCCTCTTTCTTGCCGAAGAACTTCCCATTGGTGAAAACATTAATGACCCTGGGGCCTCTAGGGGTAACCATCGTTTTCGTGGTCTTCTTCAGCATTATTCGCTTTAAATCCGGCCCCTTCCTGAACTTTAAAGAAGTGGCTTACGGGCAGCTGTCCTGGGGCATTTACTTCATGATTGCCGCTGCGGTCTATGGGGCCAATGCCCTGTCTGACGACTCCACCGGGGTGAAGGCCTTCCTCTTGGACGTGCTCAACCCGATTTTAGGTGGCCGGTCGGAAATGGTCTTTGTGGCAATTATGTTCACCGTGGCCCTTATCATTACCAACTTTGCCAATAACGCAGCCATGGCTGTGGTCTTGATGCCGGTTATCCTGGCCTTCAGCGAACAAATGGGCATTGAGCCGATGCCGGTTGCCATGGGCGTAGGTATGATGGTCTTTGTGGCCATGTTGACCCCGGCCGCTTCCCCGCACGCCGGCATGATGCACGGACGTAAAGACATTTACACCACCGGCGATATTATGCGCATCGGTTTCCCGCAATGTATCCTGGCCCTGGTCTACTACATTGTTATCGGCTATCCCCTGGCAAAACTCCTCTTTTAA
- the rpmE gene encoding 50S ribosomal protein L31 produces MKDGIHPDYHEVKVTCGCGNEFTTRSTSKDDIKVEVCSACHPFYTGKQRAHGAKGRVEAFNKKYNRK; encoded by the coding sequence ATGAAAGACGGTATTCATCCGGATTATCATGAAGTTAAGGTAACGTGTGGTTGCGGCAATGAATTTACGACCCGGTCCACGTCTAAAGACGACATTAAAGTGGAAGTGTGCTCTGCCTGCCATCCGTTTTACACCGGCAAACAGCGTGCACATGGCGCTAAAGGCCGCGTAGAAGCCTTTAATAAGAAATACAATCGAAAATAA
- a CDS encoding sodium:proton antiporter, with protein sequence MQKRVNWPITAMLTLVLLLVPQLAMAAEMEPLGERLPVWSIVPFVGMLLSIAIVPLINGEWWENNQGKAAIFWSLVFLIPFTIFYGMGETVFELFHSILLDYVPFIILLFGLFCATGGIVLRGKLRGTPKVNVIFLAIGTLIASWIGTTGAAMVLIRPLIRANKWRVRKKHTIIFFIFLVCNIGGALTPVGDPPLFMGFLRGVPFFWTTKHLLLPYLMNSAILLVVYYFLDRRAYKKDMEELDGKIPDDGEEGKLRVEGARNFIFLGMIVLAVILSGVLTKLPLFADQATGEAYGLKLYEYGGEVVIWSYLSIMRDVIILVAAYLAMKFSTKEARAFNDFSWAPIAEVAKLFAGIFITMIPALAILGAKGASLGLAHPAQFFWGSGVLSSFLDNTPTYVVFFTTAASLHAHDVPGVMTNLGLMPEHILMAISCGSVFMGANTYIGNAPNFMVRSIAENSDIKMPSFFGYMGWALVFLIPLFIINTLVFFLPYAA encoded by the coding sequence GTGCAAAAAAGAGTAAACTGGCCCATAACAGCAATGTTGACCTTGGTCTTGCTTTTGGTGCCACAGCTTGCAATGGCAGCGGAAATGGAGCCGCTGGGCGAACGCTTGCCCGTATGGAGCATCGTTCCCTTTGTCGGGATGTTGCTGTCTATTGCAATTGTTCCTCTGATCAATGGAGAATGGTGGGAAAACAACCAAGGTAAAGCGGCTATTTTCTGGTCGCTGGTTTTCCTGATCCCCTTTACGATTTTTTACGGCATGGGGGAAACGGTATTTGAATTATTCCATTCTATTTTATTGGACTATGTCCCCTTTATCATCCTCTTGTTTGGCTTGTTCTGTGCCACAGGGGGGATTGTCCTGCGCGGGAAATTGCGCGGAACACCTAAGGTAAACGTTATTTTCTTGGCCATTGGGACCCTGATTGCCTCCTGGATCGGCACGACCGGTGCCGCCATGGTGCTGATTCGTCCCTTGATTCGGGCCAACAAATGGCGTGTCCGCAAGAAACATACCATTATATTCTTCATCTTCCTGGTCTGTAACATCGGCGGTGCCTTAACGCCGGTCGGTGACCCGCCGCTCTTCATGGGCTTTTTGCGCGGGGTGCCCTTCTTCTGGACCACCAAGCACCTGCTCCTGCCTTACTTGATGAACTCTGCTATTCTCTTGGTGGTCTACTATTTCTTAGACCGCCGGGCCTACAAAAAGGATATGGAAGAGCTTGACGGTAAAATTCCTGATGACGGTGAAGAAGGCAAACTGCGGGTGGAAGGCGCTCGCAACTTCATCTTCCTGGGCATGATCGTCTTGGCCGTTATTCTCTCCGGCGTGCTCACCAAGCTGCCCCTCTTTGCCGACCAGGCTACCGGTGAAGCCTACGGGCTGAAACTGTATGAATACGGTGGCGAAGTGGTCATTTGGAGTTATTTGAGCATCATGCGCGATGTGATTATCCTTGTGGCAGCTTATCTGGCCATGAAGTTCTCCACCAAGGAAGCGCGGGCCTTTAACGATTTCAGCTGGGCGCCGATTGCCGAAGTGGCCAAGCTCTTTGCAGGGATCTTCATTACGATGATTCCGGCGCTGGCCATCTTAGGGGCCAAGGGGGCTTCCCTGGGCCTGGCACACCCGGCCCAGTTCTTCTGGGGCTCCGGGGTGCTGTCCTCCTTCCTGGACAATACGCCGACCTACGTGGTCTTCTTTACCACGGCAGCCTCCCTGCACGCCCATGATGTGCCCGGCGTGATGACCAATCTGGGGCTGATGCCTGAGCATATCCTCATGGCCATCTCCTGTGGGTCCGTCTTCATGGGGGCCAATACCTACATTGGGAATGCGCCGAACTTTATGGTGCGCTCCATTGCGGAAAACAGCGATATTAAGATGCCCTCCTTCTTTGGTTACATGGGCTGGGCGCTGGTCTTCCTGATTCCGCTCTTTATTATCAATACCTTGGTATTTTTCCTGCCGTACGCGGCTTAG